From a region of the Salvelinus alpinus chromosome 2, SLU_Salpinus.1, whole genome shotgun sequence genome:
- the LOC139551594 gene encoding microfibril-associated glycoprotein 4-like produces MLFECCVNVFSVSQVFLLLSLLAPVAVLSQFYLPQDCDDIYQHDNTTPSGVYTIYPGGPTTPLHVYCDMNTDGGRWTVFQRRMDGTENFYRPWAHYKSGFGNVAGEYWLGLDNIFLLTMRKKNELRVDMEDFEGGNVYAKYTSFSIDPENYGYTLRLGSYVDGGAGDSMSYSNGMKFSTFDKDQDTWGDHCARRFMGGFWYGACTHAKPNSLYAPHPATSFTDVSVSWQHWKGVNYSLKSISFKIRAVSDAVAVQEQE; encoded by the exons atgtTGTTTGAATGTTGTGTGAATGTTTTCTCTGTCTCCCAGGTCTTTTTGCTCCTGTCTCTGCTGGCTCCTGTAGCCGTCCTCTCTCAGTTCTACCTCCCTCAGGACTGTGATGACATCTATCAACATGACAACACCACACCCAGTGGGGTGTACACCATCTACCCTGGAGGTCCCACCACCCCCTTGCATGTCTACTGTGACATGAACacggatggagggaggtggact gtgttcCAGAGGAGAATGGATGGAACAGAGAACTTCTACAGACCCTGGGCACACTACAAATCTGGCTTTGGGAATGTGGCTGGAGAGTACTGGCTGG GTCTGGACAACATCTTCCTCCTGACGATGAGGAAGAAGAATGAGCTGCGAGTGGACATGGAGGACTTTGAGGGAGGGAACGTTTATGCTAAATACACGTCCTTCTCCATTGATCCTGAGAACTACGGATACACACTGAGACTGGGCAGTTATGTAGACGGAGGGGCAG GGGACTCCATGTCGTATAGCAACGGCATGAAGTTCAGCACCTTCGACAAAGACCAGGATACCTGGGGAGACCACTGTGCCAGACGCTTCATGGGTGGATTCTGGTACGGTGCCTGTACACATGCTAAACCTAACTCCCTGTACGCCCCACATCCGGCAACATCTTTCACTGATGTGTCTGTTTCTTGGCAGCACTGGAAAGGAGTAAACTACTCCCTGAAAAGCATTTCCTTTAAGATCAGGGCTGTCTCTGATGCTGTGGCTGTCCAGGAGCAGGAGTAA